The genome window tgatatcaagttggtattttaatacacaaagaggaaaaagaattattccgctttaacatgttttttcccaacaagtaatATAAGAGCAACaagttatttggtgctagtttttcttgtgtgattgaaatggagcaattagatgatatgattaaattgaactcatcaaattatttcacttggaggtgtgtgatggaagatttgctttattgcaaagatttgtataagccgaaggttaaagataaatcttctactatagacgatgaagaatgagaagttcaatatagaaaagctattgcctatattagaagatggatggatataaatttgcatgagtatatttctgatgaaaccatgatattgtttggcaaaggttagaaaatctctttgtgaaaaagacaatgggaaatagaatttctctcctcaaaaggcttataaatttgaagtataaagatggtgataacattgttgagcatataagcctattttagAGTCTTACAAACAAACTGGTTGctttgaaaatgaatatagatgatgagatgcaaggattattacttctcaactcttcACTAGAATATTGGGAAATGTTTGTgttgacaatttgtaactccaacctagaggggactctaactatagatatggttaaagacagtttgctaaatgaagatgccataaGGAAAGAACAGtgtgaatcttcttctagggcattttttactgaaaaataagaaagacatggaagaagtcatagtagaaatccacatggttatagaggaagatccaagtctagaagagatatcaaatatttccaCTATAATatgctaggtcacatgaagaaagagtgtaggttttggaaccgagaacataatgaaaggaagaaaaatgagaaagagatcaatacatTGCTGCTAAATgtgatatcactattgtttgtgatgaaggtttgttagtcttgtagctcaagataataactgggtaattgactctggtgttgtgtttcatgttacttctcatggtgatttcttgaggtcttacactgttggtgattttggtaatgtcaaaatgggaaacagtggtacatctaagattatgggtgttggagatatttgcttggagactagtgttgggagcaaattgatactcaaagatgtaaggcatgttccagatattcgtcttaacttgatatctacaggtagacttgatgatgagggctttgcatattattttggtgaaagcaaatagaaactcactaaaggttctctaattgtggtaagaggaaagaagcttaactctttttatgtcatggaagctaagctacacaaaagagagattaatgcaattcaaaaaggtgaaagtatagatctttggcataagagacttgGTCATATCACCGAGAAGGgatttcaaactcttgctagaaaatagttcttactagagttgcaaggtacatttcttaaatcttgtgatcattgtttagttggaaaaacacatagagttgcatttcatacatatccatcatctagaagatcagatgttattgatttagttcatactgatgtttgtactatgcaaactagaactcttggaggtgctctttattttgttacttttattgatgaccattctagaaaagtgtggacttttgctttgaaatataaagaataggtactcgatgttttcaaggagtttcatgttattattgaaagagaaactgatagaaagctaaagtgtgttcgatcagataatgatggCGAGTATAGAGGTCCTTTTGAGAGTTATTGCATGTTTCATGGaattaggcttgagaaaacagttcctaaaactcctcagtagaacggtgtgacagaaaggatgaacagaaccattgaagaaaggattaggtgtatgctttctcacgccaagttaccgaagtcattttggggggaggctatgagaactacaattgaactgataaatctttcttcataagttcctctaaaaggtgatgttccagatagagtatggaaagaaaaagatatgtcttataatcacttgagagtctttgggtgtaaagcatttgttcatattcccaaagatgagaggtccaagcttgataataaggcaaaagcatgatcTTCTTGAGATATGGTCATGAAAAGTTtgagtacagattatgggatccaatgaataagaatattattagaagcaaagatgttgtATTTctcgaagaccaattgtttgatgatggtgataatgttaagaagctaaaaacctctgtttatattccttgaagtttgggtccaattccttcacctatagttcatgatgatcatgggggagatgaacaagaagattatggtgagaatgctAGTGATGATACccctatagttgatgatgttgaaccaactcaacaagcacctccaccaccaattgagattccattgagaagatccacttgagagcgacaaccatctaccagatatcctccacatgagtatgttatgcttactgacgggggagagccagaaacttaccaagaagctattctacatgaatataagaatgagtgggttaaagccatgcaagaagagatgagatccttgttagagaaccacacctatgacttggtaaagttgcctcaaGAGAAGAAAGCTTTTAAGAATAAGTGTGTTTACAAATTGAagtctgaaaataatagctcataacaaagatacaaagcacgactagttgtgaaaggatttagttagaagaaaggtattgactttgaagaaatattttctcctgtggtgaaaatgtcctctatccgagttgttcttggtttggctgctcgcttgaatttagaagttgagcaacttgatgtgaaaacaatatttttttcatggtgacttagaagaagaaatttacatggagcaaccagaaggtttttaagttaaggaaaaagaaaatctgatatgtaagcttaggaaaagcttatatggactcaaacatgcacctagatagtggtacaaaaagtttgattcttttatgatgaGTCAAtggtataatagaaccacatctgatcattgtgtgtttatgaagaaattttcagatgatgattttattattttactgctatatgttgatgatatgctgattgttggtcatgatgtcaataaaattgaaaaagcttaaaagagagctaagtaagtcttttaccataaaagacttgggatcggtgaaacaaatacttgacatgaagattcttcgtaataggaagaaaagaaagatttactatctcaggagacttacattgaaaaggtttttgaaagattcaacatgagtaaagtcaaaacagtttgttctccacttgtaggtcatttcaagcttagtttgaaacaatgtcctacaagtgagaaagaaaaataagaaatgtccagagtatcTTACtcgtctgcagtaggcagtttgatgtagtttgtactaggctagatatagcttatgcagttggagttgtcagtcgatttctctctaatcttggaaaggaacattgggcaatagtgaaatgaatattaagatatctaagaggtactttcaggttatgtttatgttttggcaatgaTTAACCTGTtatagaaggttacacagatgcaggtgatactgattccaggaagtccacttcggggttcttgatgacatttgcaggaggaacaatctcttggcaatcaaagttacagaattgtgttgctctatcaaccacagaagcagaatacatagcaattactgaagcctggaaggaagctttatggatgaaaaagtttctacaagaattgagcttgaaataggaaggatatactgtttactgtgatagtcaaatcGTCAttaacctctccaagaattcaacataccattctagatccaaacatattgatgtgagatgtcactggattcgtgaagtgcttgagatgaaagaattacagttggaaaaagtgcatacaaatgagaatggttcagattgttggcaaagtctttgcctaaggagagaagcttgaagcatttaggtgaagagcgggcttggtacagcccaccatatgagttggagggagagaattgttaggtccagcccatatgtgggcttggacaatttgggccataagcgTAAATCAACAATTAAAGGGAAAAAGAGTAGATGTGAGGGTAATCGGTGCAACGAGATCGTGTAGCAGGacgcatagagagagagagaaaagaacataaagagaaaaggagaaagattaggattttgagttttctgcttcaCGATCAATGGCCAAATGTTAttagttttgacccaaattttatgtagagaatccttacagtaagctctaaaatcataacggtattgatctatagtttaccctctttgAGGTACTTTCTtattatacccactttgtgagacataGAATTCttagatccatcctatgtgatgatgatatgctatttttgagccaagatatatgatcttgatgttattatgatcctctggttattctagagaagatttactataaacctgttatcattattattgatagtggaagtttgaagtaGACTACGATTTCATgatttttctcacattgggttttccacgttaaaagatttggtctcactgtatgattgatttattactcTATTATTTATATTGTTCTGattgatattaatattttgatatgAAGTTAGTATTTTGACGAGAAATATacacaaagaagaaaaaaaaaaatattccgtTGTAACATGTTTTTTCCTGAAATCCAGCCACCAGGCTAATGCCATCCATGCTCACCGTCAGACAGATCGAGTTCTATTTTTTATTAAAGAAAGAACCTCATATCATAACCGTGCAAGTTTTGGAACTTGTTATTGAACTATGCATCTAGCGATGTGTTATGATTAAAAAGTGCCCGACGTCCAATGTTACATACAGAGATCATATTTTTCACATTATATTTTCTTATAGTTTGAAAACTACATAGAGACGACCATTGGTCAACTATATTAGCTGGTTTAACTGTCTTTATTCATGTCTAGAACTTAATGGTTAAGTTTTAGTGCTTCGTTTGAGCAAATGCAAAATTACTCGCAAGGGCACAGCATCAAGAGTACTAATACACGGTATGTTAACAAACATCTTAAACCAAGAGCAATACTACTTACATCGACCTAACCATTCATTATTCTGCTTAACGGAAAAGGTAAAAAGAGTGCATGCGATAGAAGAGGGTAAAAGATTACATTATTTGCATATGTAGCGTCTTGTCAGCTGTTTATGTCTTTTATCTGCAAACAAGTATCGGTTTCAAGACCCTTTTTCTTTGACGAACTAGCTTCCATTCACTTCATCGCGGAGGAAGCAGTAATAATATTAAAATGACATCAGGTAATCAATTGCCATAGAGAGTGAAGGTGAAAGAGGAGAAACAAAGAAACAAACAGCAGTGATGGACAATTCATTAGACAGTCACGAATTATTTGAGCCTATTATCGACCTAAGAAAGAAGTCATGTAATTGAAGTCAGCTATTAATCGAACAAGAGAATAAAGACAGACCTCAGGCGATGTCATTCGAACCCTAGAAGAAATTATGATGCTATGTAGCCAAGCGAACAGAGTACTACTACGATCACAGACCATAACATGATCAACGAAAGTGAAAGTGGGCATGGCTCAGCTATAGATCACAAGATTCAGACCAGAAAGCACAAAGATCATGGGAGTGAACAGAAGCTGATACCAGACGTGGCAACATACACCACTCCACCTATGCATGCAACATAGAATCAAACACCAAAAGTGCATCTAGATTTGTGTGGAAAGCAATACGAACAGGAGTCAGCGGAAGCATCAAGATCGCACCTTGCACCCGTCGATCCCGAACTGGAAGAGCCTAATTCCATTGGCTCGAAGGAAATTGACGTTGGCCTCCGGGTACGGCTCCGGGCATAGGCACCTGCAAGCCAAACCAGACGCATCAAACCCCAACAAGAAGACCCCTTTTCTACCATCAAAAGAAGCGATATTTCCGCAATCCAGTGCGACAAACAGGGGGCAGGGGGGAGGGGAGGCGACGCACAAGACGGAGCGGAGGCGGAGCGTGCGCAGGAAGCCGAAGTTGGCCGCGTCCGGGAAGCCGGACCGGAACACCCCGTGGTCCACCATCGCGAAGTTGAGCGGCGGCACCAGCAGCACCTCCCCCGCGGCAGCAGGAGGACAGCGAGTGGCTTTCCCCTCAGCGGCCGCCGGCGCCTCCACCTCGTCATCCGCAGCAGCGAGCGGTTGTTTTCCCATAAGTGGAGAATATTCCGTAATATTCTCCGCTGCTCTGCTTGCAGAATCTTCTGAGATCAAGCGACGGATGGATGAATAGTGTAAACCGAACGCAGAAGTACGGACTACAAGACGCAGCACAGTGCGTTTGTGTGTtgtatgctctctctctctctctctctctctctgtgcacaTGTATCAGCAGTGACAACAGTTTGAGATTTCTATGGATTTGCCTTCCAACCCCATTTTTGCGTTCTTTCACTTGTACTTCGGATTTgctttctctccctctctctctctctttctctctttctttccctTTTGTCTTCTTGCTTTCCAAGCTCcaagttaaagaaaaatattatcgTGGTAAAAGCTGCGAGTGAGGTGCGACCTGTGAGACGAGTTGAGAAAGATGGTTTGGCAAACATATAGATTATGGTAGTGGCCATTAATTGCAGGTGGCAACAAAGGTATTGGGTAATCTAGTTAGGTTATTTGTGGTATGATGAAGAAAACTGGCAGCAAATCATATTCATTTTACCTTtctgaattttgatgatttgaagttCTCTCAGGCTTCAGAGGCACAACAATGTTAATTTGTGTCGTGACACGTAAAGCATATGCCATTGATGTCTTCACATGCATTGTCACGGTTTGAACAG of Musa acuminata AAA Group cultivar baxijiao chromosome BXJ1-7, Cavendish_Baxijiao_AAA, whole genome shotgun sequence contains these proteins:
- the LOC135583307 gene encoding tyrosine-protein phosphatase DSP1-like isoform X4; this translates as MGKQPLAAADDEVEAPAAAEGKATRCPPAAAGEVLLVPPLNFAMVDHGVFRSGFPDAANFGFLRTLRLRSVLCLCPEPYPEANVNFLRANGIRLFQFGIDGCKESFVNIPEDTIHEALRVALDIRNHPIVIHCKRGKHRTGCLVGCLRKLQRWCLASIFDEYQRFAAAKARVSDQMFMERFDISGFKHLQASFSS
- the LOC135583307 gene encoding tyrosine-protein phosphatase DSP1-like isoform X1; its protein translation is MGKQPLAAADDEVEAPAAAEGKATRCPPAAAGEVLLVPPLNFAMVDHGVFRSGFPDAANFGFLRTLRLRSVLCLCPEPYPEANVNFLRANGIRLFQFGIDGCKKPLAVQESFVNIPEDTIHEALRVALGINDIRNHPIVIHCKRGKHRTGCLVGCLRKLQRWCLASIFDEYQRFAAAKARVSDQMFMERFDISGFKHLQASFSS
- the LOC135583307 gene encoding tyrosine-protein phosphatase DSP1-like isoform X2; this translates as MGKQPLAAADDEVEAPAAAEGKATRCPPAAAGEVLLVPPLNFAMVDHGVFRSGFPDAANFGFLRTLRLRSVLCLCPEPYPEANVNFLRANGIRLFQFGIDGCKKPLAVQESFVNIPEDTIHEALRVALDIRNHPIVIHCKRGKHRTGCLVGCLRKLQRWCLASIFDEYQRFAAAKARVSDQMFMERFDISGFKHLQASFSS
- the LOC135583307 gene encoding tyrosine-protein phosphatase DSP1-like isoform X3, which produces MGKQPLAAADDEVEAPAAAEGKATRCPPAAAGEVLLVPPLNFAMVDHGVFRSGFPDAANFGFLRTLRLRSVLCLCPEPYPEANVNFLRANGIRLFQFGIDGCKESFVNIPEDTIHEALRVALGINDIRNHPIVIHCKRGKHRTGCLVGCLRKLQRWCLASIFDEYQRFAAAKARVSDQMFMERFDISGFKHLQASFSS